In Rhodospirillales bacterium, a single window of DNA contains:
- a CDS encoding aminopeptidase P family protein — protein sequence MILHFARSEYDERITRTQQAMADAGLDGLLMFRQESMYYLTGYDTTGFVMFQCLVLTADGRIALLTRSPDLRQAAYTSIIEDVRIWVDSDTVDPYGELNDLAAELGLAGKRVGVEMEAYGLTAAHWEKLRAKLDGFCDTTDASYLVSRLRIVKSPTELAFMKNASELGDEAHKAARDRVAAGVFTGDVLAAMQGAVFSCDGDYPASHWIVGSGPSALLVRYHTGRHHLESRDQLMLEYAASYRHYHTAQMFTILVGDPDDDHKAMYNACREALAACEDTIRPGATMGAVFDAHARVMDDHRFRDHRLNACGYSMGATYPPNWMDWPMFFHGNPVEIEPNMVFFLHMILTNSENDHGMALGRSVAVTSTGCEPLHRAPLDLVVR from the coding sequence ATGATTCTGCATTTCGCCCGCAGCGAATACGACGAACGCATCACCCGTACACAGCAGGCCATGGCGGACGCCGGGCTCGACGGGCTCCTCATGTTCCGCCAGGAGAGCATGTATTACCTGACTGGCTACGACACGACCGGTTTTGTAATGTTCCAGTGCCTGGTGCTGACCGCCGACGGCCGCATCGCACTGCTGACGCGCTCGCCCGACCTGCGCCAAGCGGCCTATACCTCAATCATAGAGGACGTCCGCATATGGGTCGACAGCGACACGGTTGACCCCTACGGCGAACTCAACGATCTCGCCGCCGAGCTCGGCCTTGCCGGCAAGCGTGTCGGTGTCGAGATGGAGGCCTACGGCCTGACGGCGGCGCACTGGGAGAAGCTGCGCGCGAAACTCGATGGTTTCTGCGACACAACCGATGCCTCCTACTTGGTGAGTCGTCTGCGTATTGTGAAGAGCCCGACTGAGCTGGCCTTCATGAAAAACGCGTCGGAACTGGGCGATGAAGCCCATAAGGCAGCGCGGGACAGGGTGGCCGCAGGTGTCTTCACGGGCGACGTGCTCGCCGCCATGCAGGGTGCGGTGTTCTCGTGCGACGGCGACTATCCTGCATCCCACTGGATCGTGGGGTCGGGTCCGTCGGCCCTGCTGGTTCGCTATCACACCGGACGCCATCATCTCGAGAGCCGGGACCAGCTCATGCTGGAGTACGCGGCGTCGTACCGGCACTACCATACGGCCCAGATGTTCACGATCCTGGTCGGCGATCCCGATGACGATCACAAGGCCATGTACAACGCCTGCCGTGAGGCGCTGGCGGCCTGCGAAGACACGATCAGGCCGGGTGCGACGATGGGCGCGGTGTTCGACGCCCACGCTCGCGTCATGGACGATCACCGCTTCCGCGACCACAGGCTCAATGCCTGCGGTTACTCGATGGGCGCGACCTATCCGCCCAACTGGATGGACTGGCCCATGTTCTTCCACGGCAATCCCGTGGAGATCGAACCCAACATGGTGTTCTTCCTGCACATGATTTTGACCAACAGCGAAAACGATCACGGCATGGCGCTCGGCCGGTCGGTCGCGGTGACAAGCACGGGCTGCGAGCCGCTCCATCGTGCGCCGCTCGACCTGGTGGTGCGCTGA
- a CDS encoding MFS transporter produces MTAAIYSLPLFATPLDEGGYSELVIGINTVAQSIALLAVASFTPRILRRFSPAWPIIWGFAATVAFVLICPLYENAWYWLILRLLKGVSTGILWIDGETWINEIAAKKSRGQELAIYGAVLGLGTVVGNKIIAVAGFEGRLPFATLAVIVATSAIPWRWSPDARPAWRSTITSWGSRPSFARSVWHPSRSS; encoded by the coding sequence ATGACGGCGGCCATCTATAGCCTGCCGCTGTTCGCGACCCCGCTCGACGAGGGCGGCTATTCGGAACTCGTCATCGGCATCAACACGGTAGCACAGTCGATAGCGCTGCTCGCGGTCGCTTCGTTCACGCCACGCATTCTGCGACGCTTCAGCCCCGCTTGGCCGATAATCTGGGGCTTCGCCGCCACGGTTGCCTTCGTCCTGATCTGTCCGCTCTATGAAAACGCTTGGTACTGGCTGATCCTGCGGCTGCTGAAGGGTGTGTCGACCGGCATCCTCTGGATCGACGGCGAGACCTGGATCAACGAGATCGCGGCCAAAAAGAGCCGCGGGCAAGAGCTTGCGATCTATGGCGCGGTGCTCGGCCTGGGTACCGTAGTCGGCAACAAGATCATCGCCGTCGCAGGATTTGAGGGCCGGCTGCCCTTCGCCACTCTGGCGGTGATCGTCGCGACCTCGGCCATCCCTTGGCGCTGGTCCCCGGACGCGCGCCCCGCCTGGAGATCGACGATCACAAGCTGGGGCTCTCGGCCTTCGTTCGCTCGTTCCGTCTGGCACCCTTCTCGATCCTCTTGA
- a CDS encoding ribose-phosphate pyrophosphokinase, giving the protein MKLVSGNSNRPLAEAMAAVMGIELANASVRRFSDMEVFVEIHENVRGEDVFVIQSTSYPANDHLMELLITIDALRRASARRITAVIPYFGYARQDRKVGSRTPISAKLVANLITEAGANRVLTLDLHAGQIQGFFDIPVDNLYAAPNMVQDIQDNLNGDGLTIVSPDVGGVFRARQIAKRLDADLAIVDKRRERVGVSEVMNVIGDVEGRRCILVDDIVDSGGTLCNAAKALKDSGATRVDAHIVHGVLSGGAVGRIEASVMATLSITDSLRPTEAVRVADKIRVLSVASLMADAVRRISEESSVSSLFD; this is encoded by the coding sequence ATGAAGCTGGTTTCAGGCAACAGCAATCGGCCGCTCGCCGAGGCGATGGCGGCGGTTATGGGTATTGAGTTGGCGAACGCCAGCGTCCGCCGATTCAGCGACATGGAAGTGTTCGTCGAGATTCACGAGAACGTCCGCGGCGAGGACGTCTTCGTGATCCAATCGACCTCCTACCCCGCCAACGACCATCTGATGGAGCTGCTGATCACGATCGATGCGCTCAGGCGCGCGTCTGCACGGCGCATCACGGCGGTGATTCCCTACTTCGGTTATGCCCGGCAGGACCGCAAGGTCGGTTCGCGCACGCCGATTTCGGCCAAGCTGGTCGCCAACCTGATCACGGAGGCCGGTGCGAACAGGGTCTTGACGCTCGATCTCCACGCCGGGCAGATTCAGGGTTTCTTCGATATCCCGGTCGATAATCTCTACGCCGCACCGAACATGGTGCAGGACATCCAGGACAATCTGAACGGCGACGGACTGACCATCGTCTCACCTGATGTGGGCGGCGTTTTCCGGGCGCGCCAGATCGCCAAGCGTCTTGACGCGGACCTTGCGATTGTGGATAAGCGTCGCGAACGCGTCGGCGTCTCGGAAGTCATGAATGTCATTGGTGATGTCGAGGGCCGACGCTGTATTTTGGTCGACGACATCGTCGACTCAGGCGGCACCCTGTGCAATGCGGCCAAGGCGCTCAAGGACAGCGGCGCGACGAGAGTCGACGCTCATATTGTTCATGGCGTCCTGTCCGGCGGAGCCGTCGGCCGGATCGAGGCCTCGGTGATGGCCACGCTGTCGATCACCGATTCGCTTCGTCCCACGGAAGCCGTCCGGGTCGCGGACAAGATTCGCGTGTTGTCGGTTGCTTCGTTGATGGCGGACGCCGTGAGGCGCATCAGCGAGGAAAGCTCGGTTTCGAGCTTGTTCGACTGA
- a CDS encoding 50S ribosomal protein L25/general stress protein Ctc, with protein MADQAIITAELRETSGTGAARATRRDGMIPGIVYGADRDNIMISVSRDVLDREAHQAGFFAQLYKLKVGSKTMDVLARDLQLHPVTDTILHVDFLAVKADATLTVNIPVTFLNEEECEGLKRGGVLNVVRYEIEVTCPANAIPESIEVDLTGANIGDSIHISAVALPEGVAPTIDDRDFTVATIAAPTVVSDVGEGEEREVDGEDEGDGAGEDEGEA; from the coding sequence ATGGCTGACCAAGCCATCATCACGGCTGAACTACGCGAAACCTCCGGAACGGGCGCGGCCCGCGCCACGCGCCGCGACGGCATGATCCCCGGCATCGTCTACGGTGCCGATCGCGACAACATCATGATCTCGGTCTCGCGCGACGTGCTCGACCGCGAAGCCCATCAGGCCGGTTTTTTCGCCCAGCTCTACAAGCTGAAGGTGGGAAGCAAGACCATGGATGTGCTGGCGCGCGATCTGCAGCTGCACCCCGTCACCGACACGATCCTTCACGTCGACTTCCTGGCGGTGAAGGCCGACGCGACGCTGACGGTCAACATCCCCGTCACCTTCCTCAACGAGGAGGAGTGCGAGGGCCTGAAGCGCGGTGGCGTGCTCAACGTGGTGCGCTACGAGATTGAGGTGACTTGCCCGGCCAACGCCATTCCTGAGTCGATTGAGGTCGATCTCACGGGTGCCAACATCGGTGACAGCATCCACATCAGCGCCGTCGCCCTGCCCGAGGGCGTGGCGCCGACCATCGACGATCGTGACTTCACCGTCGCGACCATCGCCGCGCCGACCGTCGTCTCCGACGTCGGCGAAGGCGAAGAACGCGAGGTCGACGGCGAGGACGAGGGCGACGGTGCCGGCGAGGACGAAGGCGAGGCCTGA
- a CDS encoding aminoacyl-tRNA hydrolase, whose amino-acid sequence MFLLVGLGNPGPDHVRQRHNIGFMAVERIAKVHGFGAWRRRFQGEAAEGRLGNNKCLLLKPLTFMNNSGWSVAEAARFFKLEPHDIVVLYDEIDLAPGKVRTKAGGGHAGHNGIRSIHAHFGANYRRVRIGVGHPGQKDKVIGHVLGNFGISDKGWVAELLDAIADAAPMLAEGADNNFQTRVALLTKPLTEKTTKNES is encoded by the coding sequence ATGTTTTTACTCGTCGGTCTCGGCAATCCCGGCCCCGATCATGTACGCCAGCGCCACAACATCGGTTTCATGGCGGTCGAACGCATTGCCAAGGTCCATGGGTTCGGCGCCTGGCGGCGCAGGTTCCAGGGCGAAGCGGCGGAGGGCCGGCTCGGCAACAACAAGTGCCTGCTGCTCAAGCCGCTGACCTTCATGAACAACTCCGGTTGGTCGGTCGCCGAGGCCGCCCGGTTCTTCAAGCTGGAGCCCCATGACATCGTGGTGCTCTACGACGAGATCGACCTGGCGCCGGGCAAGGTGCGGACCAAGGCCGGTGGCGGTCATGCCGGCCACAATGGCATCCGCAGCATCCATGCCCATTTCGGCGCGAACTACCGACGCGTCCGTATCGGTGTCGGTCATCCCGGCCAGAAGGACAAGGTCATCGGCCATGTGCTCGGGAACTTTGGTATCAGCGACAAAGGCTGGGTCGCCGAGCTGCTTGATGCCATCGCGGACGCAGCCCCGATGCTGGCCGAGGGGGCCGACAATAATTTCCAGACCCGTGTGGCGCTTCTGACGAAACCGCTGACCGAAAAAACGACGAAGAACGAGAGTTGA
- the ychF gene encoding redox-regulated ATPase YchF has protein sequence MGIRCGIVGLPNVGKSTLFNALTATGAARIGNFPFCTVDPNIGRVNVPDPRLETIAGIVAPQKVVWNHIEFVDIAGLVRGASQGEGLGNQFLGNIREVDAVLHLVRCFDGGDVSHVDGSVDPLRDIGTIDTELMLADLESLEKRTDATSKRAKGGDRQANTDLPIMERALAALRDGKPARSIEVSPDEAKRFAMLQLLTAKPVMYVCNVDEGDAAEGNDHTSTVAAHADAEGAQVVLVSARIESELAEIDDADDKAVFLEGFGLNEPGLNRVIRAAYRLLGLITFFTAGPKEARAWTVTDGSTAPQAAGEIHTDFERGFICAETIGFDDYVSHQGEQGAKQAGLMRQEGRDYQVRDGDVFLFRFNV, from the coding sequence ATGGGAATTCGATGCGGCATCGTGGGCCTGCCCAATGTCGGCAAGTCGACGCTCTTCAACGCCCTGACCGCCACCGGCGCGGCCCGGATCGGCAACTTCCCGTTCTGCACCGTCGATCCCAACATCGGTCGTGTGAACGTGCCCGACCCGCGCCTTGAGACCATAGCCGGAATTGTCGCGCCGCAGAAGGTGGTGTGGAACCACATCGAGTTCGTCGATATCGCCGGACTCGTGCGTGGTGCCAGCCAGGGCGAGGGCCTGGGCAACCAGTTCCTCGGCAACATTCGCGAGGTTGACGCGGTGCTCCATCTCGTGCGCTGCTTCGATGGCGGCGACGTCAGCCACGTCGACGGTTCGGTCGACCCGCTGCGCGATATCGGGACAATCGACACCGAACTGATGCTGGCCGACCTCGAGAGTCTCGAGAAGCGCACCGATGCCACATCGAAGCGGGCGAAGGGCGGCGACCGCCAGGCCAACACCGACCTGCCGATCATGGAGCGCGCCCTGGCCGCCTTGAGGGACGGCAAACCCGCACGCAGCATTGAGGTCAGCCCGGACGAGGCCAAGCGCTTCGCCATGCTGCAGCTGCTGACCGCCAAGCCCGTGATGTATGTCTGCAACGTTGACGAAGGTGATGCTGCTGAGGGCAATGACCATACGAGCACCGTGGCCGCCCATGCCGACGCCGAAGGCGCACAGGTTGTGTTGGTCTCGGCGCGCATCGAATCGGAGCTGGCCGAGATCGACGACGCTGACGACAAGGCGGTGTTCCTGGAGGGTTTCGGGCTCAACGAGCCCGGCCTCAACCGTGTGATCCGCGCCGCCTATCGCCTGCTGGGCCTGATCACCTTCTTTACGGCAGGCCCGAAGGAAGCTCGCGCTTGGACTGTGACCGACGGCTCGACGGCACCCCAAGCCGCTGGCGAGATTCACACTGATTTCGAGCGCGGGTTCATCTGCGCCGAGACCATCGGCTTCGACGACTATGTCTCGCACCAGGGCGAGCAGGGTGCCAAGCAGGCCGGGCTCATGCGCCAGGAAGGCCGCGACTATCAGGTCAGGGACGGCGACGTCTTCCTCTTCCGCTTCAACGTCTGA
- a CDS encoding dienelactone hydrolase family protein — protein MDRSHAGDGHGFKAWRATPEAPRRAIIVLQEIFGVNGHIRSDRLVDGFAADGYDTIAPSLYSRGFGRELDSALLPNLWT, from the coding sequence ATGGATCGATCTCACGCTGGTGACGGCCATGGCTTCAAGGCTTGGCGTGCAACACCGGAGGCGCCGCGCAGGGCGATCATCGTCCTGCAGGAGATCTTCGGCGTCAACGGCCACATCCGATCCGATCGCTTGGTCGACGGCTTCGCGGCCGACGGCTACGATACGATTGCGCCGTCGCTCTATTCTCGCGGTTTTGGTCGTGAGCTTGATAGTGCTTTGTTACCCAATCTCTGGACCTGA
- a CDS encoding Hsp70 family protein, which produces MSAIVGIDLGTTFSAVARLDDAGRPVIVHNSDGQNITPSVVHFEEPGSPAIVGEDARKMWGRDNTRTQGRFKRDMGTDTMYRMVAGDMTPTDLSALVLQHLKSETEKAIGPIREAVVTVPANFANEAREATLAAAKIAGIDVKYIINEPTAAALYFAQQSGEDLRGIYAVFDLGGGTFDVTIVRVSGNDVEVLGSEGVSRLGGDDFDGKMFDLVAARYAEMTGGQLTKDDYPPSDREEDKKSLSRREKVIVNTVGDQGRININVTRAEYEEAISSYIAQMEMLCESALDEAKVSASRIDAVILAGGSTRTPAVQRCVSEVFGKNPVTFGNPDEVVALGAALYAAVRTDSANLNAIQRNKIESINLQERTHKYFGTLAIRFNEERQSKELENSIVIAKNTKIPCSVSKSYYTRADGQTQVTCRITEANAPESDPKFVKIIWEGDLTLPAGRPAGQEISVTFSYTDNQTMRCTFTDVATGTSKEIDLSMAQSEAVQEFDIEKFTVE; this is translated from the coding sequence ATGTCTGCAATCGTTGGCATTGACCTTGGCACCACATTCTCGGCGGTCGCAAGACTGGATGATGCAGGACGCCCTGTCATCGTTCACAACTCGGACGGTCAGAACATCACGCCGTCGGTTGTTCACTTTGAAGAGCCGGGTTCACCCGCGATCGTCGGCGAAGACGCGCGAAAAATGTGGGGTCGGGATAACACCCGAACGCAGGGCCGGTTCAAACGCGACATGGGAACCGATACGATGTATCGGATGGTCGCCGGGGATATGACGCCGACGGACCTTAGTGCGCTGGTCCTGCAACACCTGAAGTCGGAAACGGAGAAGGCCATCGGACCAATCCGCGAGGCGGTTGTAACCGTTCCGGCCAACTTCGCCAACGAGGCCCGCGAGGCAACACTCGCCGCTGCAAAAATCGCCGGGATCGACGTCAAATACATCATCAACGAGCCGACCGCTGCGGCACTCTACTTCGCCCAGCAATCGGGTGAGGATCTCAGAGGCATCTATGCCGTGTTCGACCTTGGCGGTGGCACCTTTGATGTCACGATCGTGCGCGTGTCGGGGAACGACGTCGAGGTCCTGGGTTCCGAAGGTGTCAGCAGACTTGGCGGTGACGACTTTGACGGAAAGATGTTTGATCTCGTCGCAGCAAGATACGCGGAGATGACGGGTGGCCAGCTGACCAAGGACGACTACCCTCCAAGCGATCGCGAGGAAGACAAGAAGTCGCTCAGTCGGCGCGAGAAGGTCATCGTCAATACAGTCGGTGATCAGGGCCGGATCAACATCAACGTGACGCGGGCTGAATACGAAGAGGCGATCTCGTCTTACATCGCTCAGATGGAAATGCTCTGCGAGTCGGCTCTTGATGAAGCCAAGGTCAGTGCTTCCCGGATCGACGCTGTGATCCTTGCCGGCGGTAGCACCCGAACGCCTGCGGTACAGAGATGTGTTTCTGAGGTCTTCGGCAAAAACCCTGTCACCTTCGGCAACCCAGACGAAGTTGTCGCACTAGGTGCCGCACTCTATGCGGCGGTCCGGACTGACAGCGCCAATCTCAACGCGATTCAACGGAACAAGATCGAAAGCATCAATCTTCAAGAGAGGACACATAAGTACTTTGGCACGCTGGCGATCAGGTTCAACGAGGAACGTCAAAGCAAAGAGCTTGAGAACTCGATCGTGATTGCAAAGAACACGAAAATCCCGTGTTCGGTCTCCAAATCCTATTACACGCGCGCGGACGGCCAGACTCAGGTTACGTGCCGAATCACGGAAGCCAATGCGCCGGAGAGCGATCCGAAATTCGTCAAGATCATCTGGGAAGGCGATCTGACGCTGCCAGCTGGACGACCTGCCGGTCAGGAGATCAGCGTCACGTTCAGCTACACCGACAATCAGACGATGCGATGTACCTTCACCGACGTCGCAACAGGCACATCAAAGGAGATTGACCTTTCGATGGCGCAAAGCGAAGCGGTCCAAGAGTTTGATATTGAGAAGTTCACGGTGGAATAA
- a CDS encoding TerB family tellurite resistance protein, which produces MEVFLDVWVALFIIFIIVCGLLGALSILCKAVLGLFGTVGAAFRTATGRGSFTENLQAEFRGLRPFEIKCKRVPANSDVSFEVIEIKAKGVFPVSRRRRLAFIISVLDETTDQLKPVHSVVDAFQEPETICYQHRVEVGEVDPGSGFISWVRAGVVVPAMLVPPVGGERKLLVVLRLVDLDQKANINKGFGEKNDAAVVGQHVLHITQTFKTKGYEEQAEAENESRALTVKLAVAVAMADGSMDETEAQTISAWITKSLSELQGARRKRVKEVSNKAFKEAYKLAQRSELSLSQITADLNVLADEPYKYQAVELCFDVMAADGHADPDEIETICRIASALDINYDELQKMKDQRMVKLSPPTGAESAEAILGIDPTWSKERVRKYLRGEFAKWNGRLNSLSDPDERQRAQEMLNLIAEQRKKHV; this is translated from the coding sequence ATGGAAGTATTTCTCGACGTTTGGGTTGCGCTCTTTATCATCTTTATTATCGTCTGTGGCTTGCTTGGTGCGCTCTCTATATTGTGCAAGGCGGTACTGGGCCTGTTCGGAACTGTCGGCGCTGCCTTTCGAACAGCGACGGGGCGGGGTTCGTTTACCGAGAACCTTCAGGCCGAGTTTCGCGGACTCAGGCCTTTCGAGATCAAATGCAAGCGGGTCCCCGCCAACAGCGATGTGTCCTTTGAAGTCATCGAAATCAAGGCCAAGGGCGTGTTCCCTGTTTCCAGACGTCGCAGGCTCGCCTTCATCATTTCTGTCCTTGACGAGACAACCGATCAGTTGAAGCCGGTTCACTCGGTTGTCGATGCGTTTCAGGAACCTGAGACCATTTGCTACCAGCACCGCGTTGAGGTCGGGGAGGTCGACCCGGGTAGCGGTTTCATTTCGTGGGTCCGGGCCGGAGTCGTCGTTCCCGCTATGCTGGTTCCGCCCGTCGGCGGCGAACGCAAGCTCCTTGTCGTCCTGCGCTTGGTTGATCTTGATCAAAAGGCGAATATCAACAAGGGCTTCGGTGAAAAGAACGATGCTGCCGTTGTGGGTCAGCACGTCCTCCACATCACGCAAACCTTCAAGACTAAAGGCTACGAGGAACAGGCCGAAGCGGAAAACGAAAGTAGAGCCTTGACCGTCAAACTCGCCGTGGCCGTCGCCATGGCCGATGGCTCTATGGACGAAACCGAGGCCCAAACCATCTCTGCCTGGATCACAAAGTCGCTCTCCGAACTTCAGGGAGCTCGCCGGAAACGTGTCAAGGAGGTGAGCAATAAAGCCTTCAAGGAAGCCTACAAATTGGCGCAGCGATCCGAACTTTCGTTGTCTCAGATAACAGCCGACCTCAACGTGCTTGCTGATGAACCATACAAGTATCAGGCTGTTGAACTCTGCTTTGACGTCATGGCGGCCGATGGGCATGCCGATCCGGACGAGATTGAGACCATCTGCAGAATCGCGTCTGCGTTGGACATCAATTACGACGAGTTGCAGAAGATGAAAGACCAGAGAATGGTCAAACTCTCCCCTCCAACGGGCGCCGAAAGTGCGGAGGCGATACTCGGCATTGACCCCACTTGGTCAAAAGAGCGTGTGCGAAAGTACCTGCGAGGCGAGTTTGCCAAATGGAACGGACGACTTAACTCTCTCTCCGATCCGGACGAACGACAACGAGCCCAAGAAATGCTCAATCTGATTGCAGAACAGCGCAAAAAACATGTGTGA
- a CDS encoding M48 family metallopeptidase yields MAIRYGGEVDLASQSVNIARSSVWSHLSSTGLEISHDVLPTVASVLDDCCDRLLLPPDGVRGFVYAAPEIQASCMPIDDQSCVIRLSSSLVEKFDDQELAFIIGHELGHFLLGHGLADEPERGTVEYFALSRAQELSCDRIGLVSARNPDAALRSIMKMTSGLSADYLRFDIAAYLRDTMRTVKAYTECNIAFATHPSMPVRTRCLLWFSQFAETHYPRFDSKEAQTDFEVLDHRVRSDVTRYVEKPVTSMIETTRRRVSSWIWLAAAVSDGKLSRREQDTLTEKFGADFVNKARRNFTGLSSDDVRLFVCERARAEIGELLTMAPSTSKTFVDDEINASEIEFLPEGMKSVVR; encoded by the coding sequence ATGGCGATCCGCTACGGCGGTGAAGTTGATCTCGCCAGCCAAAGCGTGAACATCGCACGGTCATCGGTGTGGTCGCATCTGAGCAGTACCGGTCTGGAGATTTCGCACGACGTATTACCGACCGTCGCCAGTGTCCTTGACGATTGCTGCGATCGTCTCTTGTTGCCTCCGGACGGCGTTCGCGGGTTCGTGTATGCCGCGCCCGAGATTCAAGCATCGTGCATGCCGATTGATGATCAATCCTGCGTCATCAGGCTTTCCTCGAGCCTCGTGGAAAAGTTTGATGACCAGGAACTCGCCTTCATCATCGGTCATGAGTTGGGGCATTTTCTTCTGGGTCATGGCCTAGCCGATGAGCCCGAACGCGGTACTGTTGAGTATTTTGCCCTCTCTCGAGCGCAGGAACTGTCGTGTGATCGCATCGGACTTGTATCGGCCCGCAATCCGGATGCTGCGTTGCGGTCGATCATGAAGATGACCTCCGGATTGTCGGCAGACTATCTACGATTCGATATTGCTGCCTATCTTCGTGATACAATGCGCACAGTCAAGGCATATACTGAATGCAACATAGCTTTTGCCACACACCCAAGCATGCCTGTTCGCACACGCTGCCTTTTGTGGTTTTCTCAGTTTGCGGAGACTCACTATCCCAGATTTGACAGCAAGGAAGCCCAAACTGACTTTGAAGTTCTTGATCATCGGGTTCGTAGTGATGTCACTCGCTACGTTGAGAAGCCGGTAACATCCATGATTGAAACCACAAGAAGGCGCGTTTCAAGTTGGATCTGGCTCGCCGCAGCTGTCAGCGACGGAAAGCTGTCCCGTCGGGAGCAGGATACCTTGACGGAGAAGTTCGGCGCTGACTTCGTGAACAAGGCGCGAAGGAACTTCACCGGACTGAGTAGCGATGACGTACGGTTGTTCGTTTGCGAGCGGGCAAGAGCAGAGATCGGCGAACTTCTCACAATGGCGCCGAGCACTTCAAAGACCTTCGTCGACGATGAGATAAATGCCAGCGAGATTGAATTTCTGCCGGAGGGAATGAAGAGCGTGGTTCGCTGA
- a CDS encoding septation protein IspZ, with protein MSFHERYLNRHMGLELGPVAVFFVANWFGGLMVATAAVMVATALCVTVGWITERKIPALGLVILALVLILGGLSLVFQDETFIKVKPTVANLLFALALFIGLRLDPSILERALGSFVFLTKKGWRVLTWRWIGLAFAGAVANEIAWRVLSSDDWVTFKTASSVGSILLYIVATRLTAPHYWNREEEDYSAQ; from the coding sequence GTGAGCTTCCACGAACGTTATCTCAACCGCCATATGGGGTTGGAACTTGGACCTGTCGCGGTGTTCTTCGTCGCCAACTGGTTCGGCGGCCTGATGGTGGCGACCGCAGCCGTGATGGTGGCAACTGCGCTGTGCGTGACGGTCGGCTGGATCACCGAGCGCAAGATCCCGGCTCTGGGGTTGGTGATCTTGGCGCTCGTCCTGATCCTCGGCGGTCTGAGCCTGGTCTTTCAGGACGAAACCTTCATCAAGGTGAAGCCAACCGTTGCCAATCTTCTTTTCGCGCTTGCGCTGTTCATCGGCCTGCGCCTTGATCCCTCGATCCTGGAACGTGCCCTGGGCAGTTTCGTCTTTCTCACAAAGAAGGGCTGGCGTGTCTTGACTTGGCGGTGGATCGGCCTTGCCTTCGCCGGGGCTGTCGCCAATGAGATCGCATGGCGGGTGCTGTCGTCAGACGACTGGGTCACCTTCAAGACGGCGAGCTCGGTCGGCTCGATCCTGCTCTACATTGTCGCTACCCGTCTGACCGCACCGCATTACTGGAATCGAGAAGAGGAGGATTACAGTGCGCAGTGA
- a CDS encoding VOC family protein, whose product MTGAVSGIDHLVVDTDDLDGARDVWARLGFTMTPRGRHPQWGTGNYCTMFENDYLELIGVVDPSELAANAAHRGERKQGRGLSAVAFASKDAEASAATLREAGIEPDDPKDLSRLLEGDEGTSEPRFHILHLPADATPLIPMFLCRHLTPELVRRPDWLRHPNGARRIASVVIPAAEPLSSVAALERLFGGAAVAMTDNTVTVRAGGQTVVFASHDDLNALYPDLLPVPGEARCPAVVTLAVNDLGNTAGHLAKSGVPILRDAASVMVAAEDACGIALVFES is encoded by the coding sequence ATGACCGGTGCCGTCTCGGGGATCGACCATCTTGTGGTCGATACCGACGATCTTGATGGTGCGCGCGACGTCTGGGCGCGCCTCGGCTTCACCATGACGCCCCGTGGCCGCCATCCGCAGTGGGGCACGGGCAACTACTGCACCATGTTCGAGAACGACTATCTTGAACTGATCGGTGTCGTCGATCCTTCGGAGTTGGCTGCCAATGCCGCGCATCGCGGTGAACGAAAGCAGGGTAGGGGGCTTTCCGCTGTCGCCTTTGCCTCGAAAGATGCCGAGGCGTCGGCCGCCACACTTCGCGAGGCCGGGATCGAGCCGGACGATCCGAAGGATCTTTCACGCCTGCTGGAAGGTGACGAGGGTACCAGCGAGCCGCGCTTCCACATTCTCCATCTTCCGGCTGACGCGACACCGCTGATCCCGATGTTCCTGTGCCGGCACCTCACGCCCGAACTCGTGCGCCGACCTGACTGGTTGCGCCATCCCAACGGCGCCCGCCGGATCGCGAGTGTCGTCATTCCGGCAGCGGAGCCACTGTCCAGTGTTGCCGCCCTGGAGCGGCTGTTCGGTGGCGCAGCCGTCGCCATGACCGATAACACCGTCACGGTTCGTGCTGGCGGTCAGACGGTTGTCTTCGCAAGCCACGACGATCTCAATGCGCTTTACCCCGATCTCCTGCCGGTGCCCGGCGAAGCACGGTGCCCGGCCGTGGTCACGCTTGCCGTAAATGACCTGGGCAATACCGCCGGGCACCTTGCCAAAAGCGGCGTGCCCATTCTGCGGGATGCGGCATCGGTGATGGTCGCGGCCGAAGACGCCTGCGGCATCGCCCTAGTGTTCGAGAGCTGA